In a genomic window of Periophthalmus magnuspinnatus isolate fPerMag1 chromosome 3, fPerMag1.2.pri, whole genome shotgun sequence:
- the LOC117392878 gene encoding isocitrate dehydrogenase [NADP], mitochondrial isoform X3: MFLRIICLFLHALFVLGTELTFELPDNEKQCFYENLEKGVKLEIDYQVIAGGNYDVDCFVTDPQYNMLYNEKKRQYDSFSNITTMKGVYRVCFSNEFSTFTHKIIYLDFRHGDERPLFPDMTQSTTLTQSDLKILIKRLKMSRPLKALAHVTRAVNVGLSIHPTAFGPTTGCYYTQQQRRNYATKRIKVDNPVVEMDGDEMTRIIWAFIKEKLILPHVDLELMYFDLGLPYRDQTNDQVTVDSALATLKYNVAVKCATITPDEDRVEEFKLKKMWKSPNGTIRNILGGTVFREPILCKNIPRLVPGWTQPITIGRHAFGDQYRATDFVVHKPGKFRMVFSPADGSQAKEWDVFDFPSGGCGMGMYNTDDSISGFAHSCFQYAIQKRWPLYMSTKNTILKAYDGRFKDIFEDIFEKYYKEKFDKLNIWYEHRLIDDMVAQVLKSSGGFVWACKNYDGDVQSDILAQGFGSLGLMTSVLACPDGKTIEAEAAHGTVTRHYREHQRGRPTSTNPIASIFAWTRGLEHRGKLDGNPDLIKFSQILEKICIETVENGVMTKDLAGCIHGLANCKLNKHYVNTSDFLDAIKTNLDKALEKL, translated from the exons ATGTTTTTGCGAATAATCTGTTTGTTTCTGCATGCGCTTTTTGTTTTGGGCACTGAGCTCACGTTTGAGCTCCCGGATAACGAAAAGCAGTGTTTTTATGAGAACTTAGAGAAGGGCGTAAAGTTAGAAATAGACTACCAA gTTATTGCAGGGGGTAACTATGATGTCGACTGTTTTGTCACAGACCCACAGTACAACATGTTATACAATGAGAAGAAAAGACAATATGACAGCTTTTCCAACATCACCACTATGAAAGGAGTGTACCGAGTCTGCTTCAGCAATGAGTTCTCcacatttacacataaaataatttACCTAGATTTTCGCCATGGTGATGAGCGACCCTTGTTCCCTGACATGACTCAAAGTACAACACTCACCCAG TCAGACCTAAAGATCTTGATCAAAAGATTAAAAATGTCCCGTCCTCTTAAAGCGTTGGCCCACGTGACACGGGCTGTAAATGTAGGGCTATCTATTCACCCTACAGCTTTTGGACCTACAACCGGTTGTTACTACACACAGCAGCAAAGGAGGAACT ATGCAACTAAACGCATCAAAGTGGATAACCCAGTCGTGGAGATGGATGGAGATGAGATGACTCGAATCATTTGGGCATTTATAAAAGAGAAG CTGATCCTTCCCCATGTGGATCTGGAGCTTATGTACTTTGACCTGGGGCTGCCGTACAGAGATCAGACCAATGACCAGGTCACAGTGGACTCTGCTCTGGCCACGCTCAAATACAATGTGGCCGTCAAGTGTGCCACCATCACCCCTGATGAGGATCGAGTTGAGG AGTTTAAATTAAAGAAGATGTGGAAGAGTCCTAATGGTACCATCAGAAATATTTTGGGGGGAACAGTATTTCGTGAACCGATCCTTTGTAAAAACATACCCCGTCTtgttcctggttggacacagccCATAACCATTGGCCGACACGCATTTGGTGACCAA TACAGGGCTACAGACTTTGTGGTTCATAAGCCGGGAAAGTTCAGGATGGTTTTTTCCCCAGCGGATGGAAGCCAAGCCAAAGAGTGGGATGTGTTTGACTTTCCCTCTGGAGGCTGTGGAATGGGAATGTACAATACTGATGAT tccatcagtggatttgctCACAGCTGCTTCCAGTACGCCATCCAGAAAAGATGGCCGCTGTACATGAGCACCAAAAACACCATCCTCAAGGCCTATGATGGACGTTTTAAGGACATCTTTGAAGACATCTTTGAAAa ATATTATAAAGAAAAATTTGACAAGCTGAATATTTGGTATGAACACCGTCTGATTGATGACATGGTGGCGCAGGTCCTCAAATCTTCTGGGGGCTTTGTTTGGGCCTGTAAAAACTATGATGGAGATGTGCAGTCAGACATCCTGGCTCAAG GGTTTGGTTCACTTGGTCTGATGACGTCTGTGTTAGCGTGTCCCGATGGCAAAACTATTGAAGCAGAGGCGGCCCATGGCACAGTTACCAGGCATTACCGGGAACACCAGCGG GGAAGACCTACGAGTACAAACCCAATTGCAAGTATATTTGCTTGGACCCGAGGACTCGAGCACAGAGGGAAGCTGGATGGAAACCCTGATTTAATCAA GTTCTCCCAGATCTTAGAAAAGATATGCATTGAAACAGTAGAAAATGGTGTCATGACCAAAGACCTTGCCGGCTGCATTCATGGTCTGGCCAA ctgcaaattaaataaacattatgtGAACACATCAGACTTCTTGGATGCAATCAAGACCAATCTGGACAAAGCTCTAGAAAAATTATGA
- the LOC117392878 gene encoding isocitrate dehydrogenase [NADP], mitochondrial isoform X1, giving the protein MDGDEMTRIIWAFIKEKLILPHVDLELMYFDLGLPYRDQTNDQVTVDSALATLKYNVAVKCATITPDEDRVEEFKLKKMWKSPNGTIRNILGGTVFREPILCKNIPRLVPGWTQPITIGRHAFGDQYRATDFVVHKPGKFRMVFSPADGSQAKEWDVFDFPSGGCGMGMYNTDDSISGFAHSCFQYAIQKRWPLYMSTKNTILKAYDGRFKDIFEDIFEKYYKEKFDKLNIWYEHRLIDDMVAQVLKSSGGFVWACKNYDGDVQSDILAQGFGSLGLMTSVLACPDGKTIEAEAAHGTVTRHYREHQRGRPTSTNPIASIFAWTRGLEHRGKLDGNPDLIKFSQILEKICIETVENGVMTKDLAGCIHGLANCKLNKHYVNTSDFLDAIKTNLDKALEKL; this is encoded by the exons ATGGATGGAGATGAGATGACTCGAATCATTTGGGCATTTATAAAAGAGAAG CTGATCCTTCCCCATGTGGATCTGGAGCTTATGTACTTTGACCTGGGGCTGCCGTACAGAGATCAGACCAATGACCAGGTCACAGTGGACTCTGCTCTGGCCACGCTCAAATACAATGTGGCCGTCAAGTGTGCCACCATCACCCCTGATGAGGATCGAGTTGAGG AGTTTAAATTAAAGAAGATGTGGAAGAGTCCTAATGGTACCATCAGAAATATTTTGGGGGGAACAGTATTTCGTGAACCGATCCTTTGTAAAAACATACCCCGTCTtgttcctggttggacacagccCATAACCATTGGCCGACACGCATTTGGTGACCAA TACAGGGCTACAGACTTTGTGGTTCATAAGCCGGGAAAGTTCAGGATGGTTTTTTCCCCAGCGGATGGAAGCCAAGCCAAAGAGTGGGATGTGTTTGACTTTCCCTCTGGAGGCTGTGGAATGGGAATGTACAATACTGATGAT tccatcagtggatttgctCACAGCTGCTTCCAGTACGCCATCCAGAAAAGATGGCCGCTGTACATGAGCACCAAAAACACCATCCTCAAGGCCTATGATGGACGTTTTAAGGACATCTTTGAAGACATCTTTGAAAa ATATTATAAAGAAAAATTTGACAAGCTGAATATTTGGTATGAACACCGTCTGATTGATGACATGGTGGCGCAGGTCCTCAAATCTTCTGGGGGCTTTGTTTGGGCCTGTAAAAACTATGATGGAGATGTGCAGTCAGACATCCTGGCTCAAG GGTTTGGTTCACTTGGTCTGATGACGTCTGTGTTAGCGTGTCCCGATGGCAAAACTATTGAAGCAGAGGCGGCCCATGGCACAGTTACCAGGCATTACCGGGAACACCAGCGG GGAAGACCTACGAGTACAAACCCAATTGCAAGTATATTTGCTTGGACCCGAGGACTCGAGCACAGAGGGAAGCTGGATGGAAACCCTGATTTAATCAA GTTCTCCCAGATCTTAGAAAAGATATGCATTGAAACAGTAGAAAATGGTGTCATGACCAAAGACCTTGCCGGCTGCATTCATGGTCTGGCCAA ctgcaaattaaataaacattatgtGAACACATCAGACTTCTTGGATGCAATCAAGACCAATCTGGACAAAGCTCTAGAAAAATTATGA
- the LOC117392878 gene encoding transmembrane emp24 domain-containing protein 3 isoform X2 encodes MAPAPASGKWTLHPRACRSSLCTMFLRIICLFLHALFVLGTELTFELPDNEKQCFYENLEKGVKLEIDYQVIAGGNYDVDCFVTDPQYNMLYNEKKRQYDSFSNITTMKGVYRVCFSNEFSTFTHKIIYLDFRHGDERPLFPDMTQSTTLTQLESSCVSIHEVLKAVTESQTWARLREAHDRMKAEHLLERVTYWSIGETVLLFVIGIGQVMMLRSFFNEKKGPVAVST; translated from the exons ATGGCCCCAGCTCCAGCCTCAGGTAAATGGACACTGCATCCGCGCGCCTGCCGCAGCTCCCTGTGCACGATGTTTTTGCGAATAATCTGTTTGTTTCTGCATGCGCTTTTTGTTTTGGGCACTGAGCTCACGTTTGAGCTCCCGGATAACGAAAAGCAGTGTTTTTATGAGAACTTAGAGAAGGGCGTAAAGTTAGAAATAGACTACCAA gTTATTGCAGGGGGTAACTATGATGTCGACTGTTTTGTCACAGACCCACAGTACAACATGTTATACAATGAGAAGAAAAGACAATATGACAGCTTTTCCAACATCACCACTATGAAAGGAGTGTACCGAGTCTGCTTCAGCAATGAGTTCTCcacatttacacataaaataatttACCTAGATTTTCGCCATGGTGATGAGCGACCCTTGTTCCCTGACATGACTCAAAGTACAACACTCACCCAG ctggAATCGAGCTGTGTGTCCATTCATGAAGTCCTGAAGGCGGTGACTGAATCACAGACTTGGGCTAGACTCAGAGAGGCTCACGACCGAATGAAGGCAGAGCATCTACTAGAACGTGTCACTTACTGGTCCATTGGAGAAACTGTCCTTTTGTTTGTAATTGGCATCGGACAAGTTATGATGCTAAGAAGTTTCTTTAATGAAAAGAAAGGCCCTGTGGCAGTCAGTACATAA
- the si:ch211-107o10.3 gene encoding retinol dehydrogenase 13, translating into MSMSNYSESVKDFVESHVIGLICIFSAGAGLVAFRRWMGGRVCKSKVRLDGKTVLITGANTGIGKETALDMAKRGARVILACRDITKAYIAADMIRQRSGNGNVVVKKLDLASLQSVRELAKDVEKNEARLDILINNAGIMMCPKWKTEDGFEMQFGVNHLGHFLLTNCLLDLLKKSSPSRIVIVSSLAHERGKIHFDDINLDNDYKCDISYRQSKLANVLFGKELAARLQGSGVTVYSLHPGVIRTELGRHLFPTMSLWKRIIAMPLMMLIKTPWEGAQTTIYCAVEESLANETGFYYSDCARKTPAPQAQDDAAAKRLWDLSASMVGLG; encoded by the exons ATGTCGATGTCTAACTATTCGGAGTCAGTGAAGGACTTTGTGGAAAGTCATGTCATTGGTCTCATTTGTATCTTTTCTGCAG gagCAGGTTTAGTGGCCTTCCGCAGGTGGATGGGTGGGAGAGTCTGTAAAAGCAAGGTCAGGCTGGATGGAAAAACAGTCCTCATCACAGGCGCGAACACTGGCATTGGGAAAGAGACAGCCCTGGATATGGCTAAACGAG GGGCCAGAGTGATCCTGGCTTGTAGGGACATCACCAAAGCCTACATTGCTGCTGATATGATTCGCCAGCGTAGTGGTAATGGCAATGTGGTGGTCAAGAAGTTAGACCTGGCATCTCTGCAGTCAGTGAGAGAACTGGCTAAGGATGTAGAGAAAAATGAGGCGCGCTTAGATATCCTCATCAACAATGCAG GTATCATGATGTGTCCCAAATGGAAAACAGAAGATGGTTTTGAAATGCAGTTTGGTGTAAACCACTTAGGACACTTTCTTCTGACTAATTGTCTTCTTGACCTGCTGAAGAAATCATCTCCAAGTCGGATTGTCATAGTGTCTAGCCTGGCACATGAGAGAG GAAAGATACATTTTGATGATATTAACCTAGATAATGACTACAAATGTGACATCAGTTACCGTCAAAGTAAACTGGCCAATGTACTTTTTGGCAAAGAACTTGCTGCACGATTGCAAG GATCTGGTGTGACTGTGTACAGTCTGCATCCTGGGGTCATTCGCACTGAGTTGGGTCGGCACTTGTTTCCCACAATGTCTCTGTGGAAGAGGATCATAGCCATGCCATTGATGATGCTCATCAAAACACCCTGGGAAGGAGCGCAGACCACTATCTACTGTGCTGTAGAGGAGAGCCTAGCCAACGAGACTGGCTTCTACTACAG TGACTGTGCCCGCAAGACACCTGCGCCTCAAGCTCAAGATGATGCTGCAGCAAAAAGGCTGTGGGACCTCAGTGCTTCCATGGTTGGCCTTGGGTAA
- the rasgrf1 gene encoding ras-specific guanine nucleotide-releasing factor 1: MQKGMRLNDGHITYLALLAKKDGTRRGFLSKKSSDNTKWHSKWFALLQNMLFYFENDSSSRPSGLYLLEGCVCDRAPSPKPSLSAKECLEKQYYFIISFNHDNQKALELRTEDVKDCDEWVAAITQASYRNLATEHETLMQKYLHLLQIVETEKTVAKQLRQQIEDGEIEIERLKSEIAGLLKDNEKIQSNPEVPPSDDDTEIKKIKKVQSFLRGWICRRKWKTIIQDYIRSPHAESMRKRNQVVFSMLEAEAEYVQQLHILVNNFLRPLRMAASSKKPPITHDDVSSIFLNSETIMFLHQIFYQGLKARIASWPTLVLADLFDILLPMLNIYQEFVRNHQYSLQILAHCKQNRDFDKLLKQYETKPDCEERTLETFLTYPMFQIPRYILTLHELLAHTPHEHVERNSLDYAKSKLEELSRIMHDEVSETENIRKNLAIERMIIEGCEVLLDTSQTFVRQGSLIQVPMSEKGKITRGRLGSLSLKKEGERQCFLFSKHLIICTRGSGGKLHITKNGVVSLIDCTLLEEPEGTDDESKAEPKDTEHLDFKVMVEPKDGQTYTVILVASSRQEKAAWTSDISQCIDNIRCNGLMMNAFEENSKVTVPQMIKSDTSLYCDDVDIRFSKMMNSCKVLQIRYASVERLLERLTDLRFLSIDFLNTFLHSYRVFTSADVVLDKLITIYKKPISAIPARSLELFFASSQNNKLLYGEPPTSPRASRKFSSPPPLSITKTSSPNRRRKLSLNIPIITGGKALDLAALSCSPNGYAMHSTMSPFSKTSLDINKLYVSSTMASKIPDEGEPKSEGKAEESVLNKQDLSVREECDEDPGQCEEAEAEMSPPKSPSTPKNVKSKNSEFSLFSFNNGMVVSSCRELDNNRSALSAASAFAIATAGANEGTPTKEKYRRMSLASTGFPTDQRNGDKEFVIRRAATNRVLNVLRHWVSKHSQDFELNTELKMRVIGFLEEVMHDPELLTQERKAAANIIRTLTQEDPGDSQVSLEEIIQTAMEDSKTEPFENHSALEIAEQLTLLDHLVFKAIPYQEFFGQGWMKADKNERTPYIMKTTKHFNDISNRIATEILHWDDVNMRVAVIEKWVAVADICRCLHNYNAVLEITSSLNRSSIFRLKKTWLKVSKQTKTVIDKLQKLVSSEGRFKNLREALKNCDPPCVPYLGMYLTDLAFIEEGTPNYTEDNLVNFSKMRMISHIIREIRQFQQTAYKIDHQPKVAKYLLDSSTVLDEESLYEASLKIEPKTAS, encoded by the exons ATGCAGAAGGGCATGAGGCTCAATGACGGCCACATCACCTACCTGGCGCTTTTAGCAAAGAAGGACGGGACCAGGAGAGGCTTCTTGAGCAAGAAGAGCTCCgacaacacaaaatggcattcAAAGTGGTTCGCTTTGTTGCAGAACATGCTTTTTTATTTCGAAAATGACTCGAGTTCACGACCCTCCGGACTGTACCTGTTGGaaggatgtgtgtgtgacagggcaCCGTCTCCCAAACCTTCTCTGTCAGCAAAGGAATGCCTCGAAAAACAG tactACTTCATTATCAGTTTTAACCATGACAACCAGAAGGCTTTGGAGCTACGCACAGAAGATGTCAAGGACTGCGATGAATGGGTGGCTGCAATCACACAGGCCAG TTACAGAAACCTGGCTACTGAGCATGAGACCCTCATGCAGAAGTATCTCCATCTACTCCAAATAGTGGAGACAGAGAAAACAGTTGCCAAGCAACTTCGACAACAGATAGAGGATGGAGAAATCGAGATAGAGCGGCTAAAATCGGAG ATTGCTGGTCTACTCAAAGATAATGAGAAGATTCAGTCTAACCCAGAGGTACCGCCCAGTGATGACGATACAGAGATCAAGAAAATCAAAAAG GTGCAGAGCTTCCTGCGTGGCTGGATTTGTCGGAGGAAGTGGAAAACTATTATCCAGGACTACATCCGATCGCCTCATGCTGAAAGCATGAGAAAGAGAAACCAAGTTGTGTTTAGCATGCTGGAGGCAGAGGCAGAATATGTCCAACAACTTCACATCCTCGTCAACAACTTCCTCCGACCTCTCAGAATGGCCGCTAGCTCTAAGAAACCTCCAATCACACATGATGACGTCAGCAGCATCTTCCTCAATAG TGAGACCATCATGTTTCTACACCAAATCTTCTATCAAGGCCTAAAGGCCAGAATAGCCAGCTGGCCCACGCTGGTGCTGG CTGACCTGTTTGACATTTTGCTGCCAATGTTAAACATCTACCAGGAATTTGTAAGAAACCACCAATACAGCTTGCAAATCCTGGcacactgcaaacaaaacaGAGACTTTGACAAGCTTCTAAAGCAGTATGAGACCAAACCAGACTGTGAGGAGAGGACCCTGGAAACCTTCCTCACATACCCCATGTTTCAG ATTCCTCGGTACATCCTTACCCTCCATGAACTGCTGGCCCACACACCACATGAGCATGTGGAGAGAAACAGTTTGGATTATGCCAAATCCAAACTCGAGGAACTTTCCAG AATTATGCACGATGAGGTGAGTGAAACTGAGAACATTAGGAAGAACCTGGCTATTGAGCGGATGATTATTGAAGGTTGTGAGGTGCTGCTGGACACCAGCCAAACATTTGTCAGACAAG GCTCCTTGATACAAGTGCCAATGAGCGAGAAAGGAAAGATCACGAGAGGTCGCCTGGGTTCACTGTCCCTTAAAAAAGAAGGTGAAAGACAATGTTTTCTCTTCTCAAAACATCTCATTATTTGCACAAGAGGCTCAGGAGGAAAACTTCATATCACAAAG AATGGAGTGGTCTCTCTGATAGACTGCACATTGTTGGAGGAGCCAGAAGGGACAGATGACGAGT CAAAAGCAGAGCCAAAGGACACAGAGCATCTAGATTTCAAAGTCATGGTTGAGCCAAAAGATGGGCAAACGTACACAGTCATTCTGGTGGCTTCATCCAGACAAGAAAAGGCAGCGTGGACCAGTGATATCAGCCAG TGTATAGACAACATCCGGTGCAATGGGCTGATGATGAACGCCTTTGAGGAAAACAGTAAAGTCACTGTCCCACAGATGATTAA GTCCGACACGAGCTTGTACTGTGATGATGTGGACATTCGCTTCAGTAAGATGATGAACTCGTGTAAGGTGCTGCAGATCCGCTATGCCAGTGTGGAGCGTTTGTTGGAGCGGCTCACAGACCTGCGTTTCCTCTCCATTGACTTCCTCAACACTTTCCTGCACTCTTACCGCGTGTTCACCAGCGCAGATGTGGTGCTAGACAAGCTGATCACCATCTACAAAAAGCCCATTAGTGCCATACCAGCACG TTCCTTGGAGCTGTTTTTTGCAAGTAGCCAGAACAACAAACTCCTGTACGGCGAGCCACCCACGTCGCCTCGTGCCAGCCGCAAGTTCTCCTCtccgcctcctctctccatcaccAAGACGTCATCACCCAACCGCCGGCGCAAGCTTTCTCTCAACATCCCCATCATCACAGGGGGCAAAGCCCTCGACCTGGCCGCACTCAGCTGTTCCCCCAACGGCTATGCAATGCACTCCACTATGTCCCCCTTTAGCAAAACATCCCTCGACATCAACAAGCTCTATGTGTCCAGCACCATGGCCAGCAAAATCCCAGATGAGGGGGAGCCTAAGTCTGAAGGCAAAGCTGAGGAGTCTGTCCTCAACAAGCAAG ATCTATCAGTGAGGGAGGAGTGTGATGAAGACCCGGGTCAGTGTGAAGAGGCTGAAGCAGAAATGTCTCCTCCAAAGTCGCCATCAACCCCCAAGAATGTCAAGTCCAAAAACTCTG AGTTTTCCCTGTTTTCTTTCAACAACGGTATGGTAGTATCATCGTGTCGTGAGCTGGACAACAACCGCAGTGCCCTTTCAGCAGCCTCAGCCTTTGCCATCGCTACAGCAGGTGCCAACGAGGGCACACCAACCAAGGAAAAGTACAGACGCATGTCCTTGGCTAGCACAG GTTTTCCTACTGACCAAAGGAATGGAGACAAAGAGTTTGTGATCAGAAGAGCTGCGACTAACCGAGTCTTGAATGTACTGCGTCATTGGGTCTCCAAGCATTCACAA GACTTTGAGTTGAACACAGAGCTGAAGATGCGGGTAATTGGCTTCCTGGAGGAGGTGATGCACGATCCAGAGCTCCTGACACAGGAGAGAAAGGCTGCTGCTAACATCATTAG GACTCTGACCCAGGAGGACCCAGGAGACAGCCAGGTCAGCCTGGAGGAGATAATACAGACG GCCATGGAAGACAGTAAAACGGAGCCGTTTGAAAACCACTCAGCTTTGGAGATAGCAGAACAACTCACTCTTCTGGACCACCTGGTTTTTAAAGCAATCCCATATCA GGAGTTCTTTGGTCAGGGCTGGATGAAGgctgacaaaaatgaaagaacaCCGTACATCATGaagacaacaaaacattttaatgat atTAGTAATAGGATCGCCACAGAGATCTTGCACTGGGATGATGTGAACATGAGGGTGGCTGTGATCGAGAAGTGGGTGGCAGTAGCTGATATCTGCCGCTGTCTCCACAACTACAACGCTGTTTTAGAGATCACATCTTCTCTCAATCGCAGCTCCATCTTCCGCCTCAAAAAGACCTGGCTCAAAGTCTCCAAGCAG ACAAAGACTGTCATTGACAAGTTACAGAAGCTGGTGTCATCTGAGGGACGATTCAAAAATCTCCGAGAAGCTCTAAAAAA CTGTGACCCTCCCTGTGTCCCTTATCTGGGAATGTATCTGACCGACCTGGCTTTTATTGAGGAGGGAACACCCAACTACACAGAGGACAACCTGGTCAACTTCTCAAAGATGAGAATG ATTTCACACATAATCAGAGAAATACGTCAGTTTCAACAAACTGCTTATAAAATTGATCATCAGCCAAAG GTTGCAAAGTACCTGCTGGACAGCAGTACAGTGCTGGATGAGGAAAGTCTGTATGAAGCATCTTTGAAAATAGAGCCCAAAACTGCATCATGA